The DNA window TGTTAAAATTCCAACCAAAAAGGATTTTTTTGAAAAAGATAATTGTATTTTTCGGAAAAGGCGGAAGTAATTTTATTAATCTTTTAAAAAATCAGTCAAATTATAAAATAATAGCTGGTATTACAAATAGAAACGACTCCGAAGCTCTAAAATACAAAAATCTACCCCCGATATTAATATCAAACGACAATGATGAAATTTTATCTTTCTTAAAAGAAAAAAATCCGGATTTAATAGTATTGGCCGGATATATGAAAATAGTACCTCCAAAAATTATAAACGCTTTTAAAAAAAAGATTATCAACCTACACCCGAGTATTTTACCCGAGTTTAAGGGTTTGAATGCAGATAAAAAATCTTTTGAAGCCAAAAAAGCGTGTGGAATTACAATTCATTATGCTGATATAGAGCTTGATAGCGGTGATATAATTTTACAATATCATATTAATCCGAATAATTTTAATAATTTCGAAGAGTATCATGAAGCATTAAAAAAAGCCGAGCATAAGTTTTTGCCGGCTGTAGTTGAACTATTTTAGTCTTATTATAGTACCTTGCCCTAAGAAATCGACTACTTCTTTTCCTTCGTTATCTGTTGTAGTCACTACCTTAACATCGATGTTTTTTACGCCGTCCGCTTCAAGGTCTTGAGCTTGCTGTTGAAGGTAAATGATAACCTCTTTCATTCCGTCCGTAGGATAAACATCTTGATATAATCTATCACTCTCTATTCTTACACCTGCATACGCTATTGTAACGCACTCGTGAGGTTCTTGAATTTCTCCGAAACTAAGAATCATATTTTCAATATCTCTTGCCATTTTTTCTCCTTTTTAACAAATTATACCAAAGAAAAAACGGCAAAAAGTGCCAAAACAACAAAAAAAAGAGTTTGAATAATAATTTGAAAATATTTGAGTCAGTCACTTATTTTTGGAGTAAAAATAAAAGAGGAAAAAGAGATTAATCTCTTCTTTCTTTAATTCTTGCTTTTTTACCTGTTTTACCTCTTAGGTAGTAAAGTTTAGCTCTTCTTACTTTACCTTTTCTTACTACCTCGATACCTTTAATACTTTCGCTGTAAAGTGGGAAAATTCTTTCTACACCGATGTTGTTCGCACCGATTTTTCTAACTGTAAAAGTTTTTCCGGCACCTCTACCTTTAATAGCGATTACAACACCTTCGAAATTTTGGATTCTTGATTTTTCACCTTCTTTAATTTCAACTGCAACTCTTACAGTATCCCCAGGTCTGAATTCAGGAATCTCTTTACCTTCTACTTGCTTAGATTCGAATGCTTCAATGTATTTATTAATCATACTGTCTCCTTTGTGCCATTGGCCACTTACGGGCATTCACACTTAATTTTGAAGTGAAATTATATCAAAAAATTTAAAAAGTTAAAACATCAAATCAAATCGGGTCTATGAAATTTTGTTTTTAATAAAGAGGCTATGTTTTTCCACTCGTCTATTTTTTTATGATTTCCGCTTTTTAAAATAGAAGGCACTTCACCTTTTTTGGAGAAATTCGGAGCCTCAAGAAGATTATTTCCAAAACTCTCTCCCTCTAAAGATTCGCTATTACCAAGCACACCTTTTACGTTTCTAAGCACACTGTCTACTATAACCAAAGCCCCAAGTTCTCCGCCTGTTAGCACATAATCACCAATACTCAAAACCTCATCTGCAAAATCTTCGATTAATCTCTCATCAAACCCTTCATATCTTCCGCACACTAAAAAAAGTACTTTTTCATTTGCAAGTCTTATTGCGTCTTTTTGATTATATTTTTTTGCAACGGGTGTTAAAAATATCGTTCTTGCCTGTGGAAATTTGTTTTTATAACTCTCAAGAGCGTATCTTAAAGCATTGTTGTCGATTATCATTCCGGCACCACCGCCGACAAGCTCGGTATCCACTTTTTTATGTCTGTTTTTTGCATAATCTCTAAAATTAACAACTTCAATCTCAAAAAGATTTTTATCAAGTGCTTTTTTTAGTATGGAATCTTGAAAATAAGGAAGTATTAAATTAGGAAAAAGCGAAAAGAAAACTATTTTCATTTTAAAGATTCTAAAATATCGATAGCACCGCTTGCTGTTATTTTTTTATTTTGGATATCCACATCTTTTACGTGACGTTTAAAATCTATCATAAATCTTTTAGGATAGCCTTCTTTTACCAACTCTTCATCAGTATTTATCAGCAAATAATCAACATCGGCTCTTTCAATCTCTTTTACTCTGCCAAGTCTTTTTCCGTCTTCATAAACGTCACACCCTTCAATATCGAACCAAAAATACTCGCCCTCTTTTAGCTTAATATTTTCTCTTGTCTCTTCTTCCGTAGTATATAGCTGTCTATTTGTGATTTTTTTGGCGTCTTCGGGAGTATCTATACCTTTGATTTTAACAAGACCTCTTTTTAGGTCTATTTTTTCAATAGTTAAATCCTCTCTGTCGGATTTAAAAGTACTTCCTGGTTTGAATTGTTCTGGAAAATCTGAAAGAATGTGTATTTTTTGCCAACCTCTTACGCCATGACTTTTGCCAAGTTTCGCAATAGGTATTTTTCTATTCTTCATAGGCCTTTACCGTTATTTTGTAGTTTTTGTCTTCTTTTGCACGACAACCGCTTATCACCATTTTAATGGCACGAACCATCGAACCTTCTTTGCCGATGATTCTGCCTACATCCGCTTTTTTCGCGTATATTACGATTTCGTCGAAATCTTCGTGAGGCACTACCTCGACTTTAATTTTTTCAGGTTCGAAGCTTAAAAGTTTTGCATACTCTTTTACGAAATCAACAACCATTAAGCGTTAGCCGTTCTTTCTTCGTAAATTTTTTTAAGTTTTTCAACTCTTTCGCTCATTTGAGCACCGTTGCTTAGCCAGTAGTTTAATCTTTCCATATCGATTTCAACAGTTTTAGGATCAGTCAAAGGATTGTAATATCCGATTACTTCAATCCATCCACTATCTCTTCTTTTTCTGCTATCCGTTACAACTATTCTGTAAAAAGGTCTTTTTTTTCTACCAAATCTTGCGAGTCTAATTTTAACCACGCGTCTCTCCTTATTTTTTATTTTTATTTTATCCCACCCAAACCGACCCAATTAAAATTTAATTTGGAATTTTAATCAATTATTTAGGAAATTTCAAGCCCTGAGTCATTTTCATCAGCTCATTTATGTCAGGCATTTTCTTTCCTGCGAACTTTTTCGCCATTTTTGCGGCGTTTTGGAACTGTTTGTTAATTCTATTAACTTCTTGCACACTTAACCCTGCACCTCTTGCGATTCTTCTTCTTCTACTCGCACTCTCTTTAATAAGATGAGGATTTTCTCTCTCTTTTTTGGTCATAGAATTTATCATAGCTTTTATTTTTTTAATTTCGGCAGAATTTTCAAGGTCGATATCTCCGAGCTGTTTTAACATATTACCCATACCGGGAATCATGGAAAGAAGATTTTTCATACTTCCTAATTTTTTCATCTGTTCGAGTTGTTTTAAAAAGTCATCGTAGTTAAACTGACCTTTTTTAAGTTTTTTAGTTAATTTTTTCGCTTCTTTTTCGTCGATAACAGCACTCGTTTTTTCAACCAAACTCTCAATATCCCCCGCACCCATAATTCTACTAACGATTCTATCTGGTACGAATACTTCCAAATCGGCAATTTTTTCACCAGTACCTATAAATCTTAGAGGTTTACCTACTTGATGAGCTATACTTAAAGCCACCCCACCTTTACTATCACCGTCGTATTTAGTAAGAATTACCCCCGTAATATCAAGTTTTTCGTCAAATTGTTTTGCCGTATTTAGAGCGTCTTTACCGGTCAAAGAATCGGCAACATAGAAAATTTCATGAGGTTTAACAGCTTCTTTCATTCTTACAAGCTCATCCATAAGCGCATCATCAATTGCCAAACGACCCGCCGTATCGATTAATACCACGTCATAAAATTTCTCTTTTGCAAATTCCACACCTTTTTTTGCCACTTCCACCGGGTCTTTTGCGTTTTCGTCATAATAAATATCAAGTCCGTTTTGTTCGGCAAGTTGTTTTAATTGTTCTACCGCCGCAAGTCTTTGAAGGTCTGCCGCAACCATTAATACTTTTTTCTTTTTAAATGTTTTTAGATAATTAGCAAGTTTTGCGGTCGTAGTGGTTTTACCGCTACCTTGAAGACCTGTCATCATTACGATAGTAGGCGGTTTGCTCGCATAAACAAACCCGTAATTCCCGGGTGCCGTTAAAATATTCGTCAAATGTTTATCAAGAGCTTTTAAAAAATTAGCTTTACCGATACCCTCTTTTTTAGTATCAAGCTCTACGTTTTTCAATAAATCTTTTACAACTTTAAAATGAACGTCCGATTTTAAAAGACTCTTTTTAAGCTCATCCAAAGCTTTTTTTAAAGCTTTTTCGTCATCTTTCATTCTTATTTTATTTATCGCACCTCTAAAGCCGTCACTTATCTTGTCAAACATACATTTACTCCTTTGTGATACTGTGAAACAGTGAGTTTGTGAAATCGTTAAAATTAATTTTTTAGTGATTGTATCATATTAATAATCATTTTTTTGAGACCTTTTATTTTAAAAAGCAATTTTTCAGTCTCAAAAACAAAATTTAACCTTTGCGCAATCAATATTTGAGTTTCAAGTTCACTAAGAGAGCCTAAAGAAATATATAAAAATGTTAATAAATTCTTTTGTTGTTTGTCGAGCAGCACCTTCAGCTATGTTACTCGGTACTGAAACTGCCGCTCTTTTCATTTGAGATGTTAAAGCAAATATTTCATTTTTAGGAAAAGAAGAAGTCATTTTATAAATATCTTCTGCCAAATCCATAGAAATTTTCCATATTTTTAAATCCATATGACTTTTAATCAAATTATTCCTTTTATTACCTTACAATTTCACCATTTTCACTATTTCACCACTTTCACTATTTCACTTCTTCTTTTTCCTCGTATTATCCCTCTGCTCTTGCATTTTAAAGTCTCTCGGTTCAGGTGATTCGAATTCATAATCGAAAATTTTAAATTTATGATGATGAAGCATTACTCTTTTATAAGGTTCTCCGCCGTATTTCTCATCACCTATAATAGGATGATCGATCGCTTTTAAATGAGCTCTGATTTGATGAGTTTTTCCGGTGTGAATAATCGCTTTTATTTTCGATTTCGTTCTAAAAGCCAAAATAGGCTCGATTTCAGTTACTGCATCTTCTCCGTCTGCACTAACTTTTGCAAAAGCTCCGCTTTTGGTTTTTATAACCTTAATAGGTAAATCGATAGTTTCAGGTTCCGCTACTATTCCTTTTACCCAAGCAAGATACTCTTTATAAACGTTTTGTTTTTTAAATTCTTCAATCGCTTTTTTCCTAAAATCTTCGTTTTTCGTCAAAACCAAAATACCGCTTGTTTCTTTATCCAGTCTATGCAAAAGAGGATATTTGAATTTTTTGCTGATTTCCTCACTCGTAATATAAGAAGGTTTGTCAACAACCAAAATATTTTCATCTTCAAAGATTTTTTTAGCTTCGGGAACTTTTTCGATTTTAAATCTCGTATTGACAGGCAAAAGACCTCTTGCAATTTTTATTTTTCTGTCATGAGTATAAACCAAACCTCGATCTATTAAATCTTTTGCCGCTCTGTTTGATATACCTTCTTGCTTAGCAAGTAAGATATACGCTTTTTCTTTCTTCAATTGTTATCCTTTTTTATAAAAATTATATCATATTAAGGTAAATAATAAGTTTTTATTAAAATTTTATGAAATTTGTCATAATTTTTTCTTATATTAAGCAAACTTTAAGTTTTAAAGAGTTATCATACTTTTGATGAATGAATAAAAGTTCATTCACGAGGGAGAGAACATTGAAAACCGAAAGATTTATCTTTATTTTACTATTCTGTTGTTCAGTTAACTTGCATGCTATTTCTCCTTATGTAAAGGGATACAGACTTTACATAAGGTACGTTAAACATATCCCAAAATATGGGATAAAAGCACCCGAACTATTGAAAAAATTACACATTCGTTCATCGCAACAGTTACATCAATTGATTCAAAGCGGTAAAATTGTAGAAGAAGTTGCCAAATTCAATCCAAATGCTGCTAAAGGTATTGAAAAGATTCTCAAAAAAGGTAAAGAAAAAGAGCTGGAAGTCTTCCTAAACGAAGTAATGAAGGGAAGAATTCCACTAGGGTGCAATTAAATTTTTCTTATTTTAAGGAAACTTTAAGGAAAAAAGGACTATAA is part of the Caminibacter pacificus genome and encodes:
- a CDS encoding formyltransferase family protein; the protein is MKKIIVFFGKGGSNFINLLKNQSNYKIIAGITNRNDSEALKYKNLPPILISNDNDEILSFLKEKNPDLIVLAGYMKIVPPKIINAFKKKIINLHPSILPEFKGLNADKKSFEAKKACGITIHYADIELDSGDIILQYHINPNNFNNFEEYHEALKKAEHKFLPAVVELF
- the rplS gene encoding 50S ribosomal protein L19, with amino-acid sequence MINKYIEAFESKQVEGKEIPEFRPGDTVRVAVEIKEGEKSRIQNFEGVVIAIKGRGAGKTFTVRKIGANNIGVERIFPLYSESIKGIEVVRKGKVRRAKLYYLRGKTGKKARIKERRD
- the trmD gene encoding tRNA (guanosine(37)-N1)-methyltransferase TrmD, with the protein product MKIVFFSLFPNLILPYFQDSILKKALDKNLFEIEVVNFRDYAKNRHKKVDTELVGGGAGMIIDNNALRYALESYKNKFPQARTIFLTPVAKKYNQKDAIRLANEKVLFLVCGRYEGFDERLIEDFADEVLSIGDYVLTGGELGALVIVDSVLRNVKGVLGNSESLEGESFGNNLLEAPNFSKKGEVPSILKSGNHKKIDEWKNIASLLKTKFHRPDLI
- the rimM gene encoding ribosome maturation factor RimM (Essential for efficient processing of 16S rRNA), which encodes MKNRKIPIAKLGKSHGVRGWQKIHILSDFPEQFKPGSTFKSDREDLTIEKIDLKRGLVKIKGIDTPEDAKKITNRQLYTTEEETRENIKLKEGEYFWFDIEGCDVYEDGKRLGRVKEIERADVDYLLINTDEELVKEGYPKRFMIDFKRHVKDVDIQNKKITASGAIDILESLK
- a CDS encoding KH domain-containing protein, producing MVVDFVKEYAKLLSFEPEKIKVEVVPHEDFDEIVIYAKKADVGRIIGKEGSMVRAIKMVISGCRAKEDKNYKITVKAYEE
- the rpsP gene encoding 30S ribosomal protein S16; the protein is MVKIRLARFGRKKRPFYRIVVTDSRKRRDSGWIEVIGYYNPLTDPKTVEIDMERLNYWLSNGAQMSERVEKLKKIYEERTANA
- the ffh gene encoding signal recognition particle protein, coding for MFDKISDGFRGAINKIRMKDDEKALKKALDELKKSLLKSDVHFKVVKDLLKNVELDTKKEGIGKANFLKALDKHLTNILTAPGNYGFVYASKPPTIVMMTGLQGSGKTTTTAKLANYLKTFKKKKVLMVAADLQRLAAVEQLKQLAEQNGLDIYYDENAKDPVEVAKKGVEFAKEKFYDVVLIDTAGRLAIDDALMDELVRMKEAVKPHEIFYVADSLTGKDALNTAKQFDEKLDITGVILTKYDGDSKGGVALSIAHQVGKPLRFIGTGEKIADLEVFVPDRIVSRIMGAGDIESLVEKTSAVIDEKEAKKLTKKLKKGQFNYDDFLKQLEQMKKLGSMKNLLSMIPGMGNMLKQLGDIDLENSAEIKKIKAMINSMTKKERENPHLIKESASRRRRIARGAGLSVQEVNRINKQFQNAAKMAKKFAGKKMPDINELMKMTQGLKFPK
- a CDS encoding four helix bundle protein, translated to MLLDKQQKNLLTFLYISLGSLSELETQILIAQRLNFVFETEKLLFKIKGLKKMIINMIQSLKN
- a CDS encoding four helix bundle protein, which produces MIKSHMDLKIWKISMDLAEDIYKMTSSFPKNEIFALTSQMKRAAVSVPSNIAEGAARQTTKEFINIFIYFFRLS
- a CDS encoding RluA family pseudouridine synthase, with product MKKEKAYILLAKQEGISNRAAKDLIDRGLVYTHDRKIKIARGLLPVNTRFKIEKVPEAKKIFEDENILVVDKPSYITSEEISKKFKYPLLHRLDKETSGILVLTKNEDFRKKAIEEFKKQNVYKEYLAWVKGIVAEPETIDLPIKVIKTKSGAFAKVSADGEDAVTEIEPILAFRTKSKIKAIIHTGKTHQIRAHLKAIDHPIIGDEKYGGEPYKRVMLHHHKFKIFDYEFESPEPRDFKMQEQRDNTRKKKK